AGGCGCTGGTTGTCTGGGTATTCTCCTCTCCTCACCAGCATCTGATGGCCCATGAAGTTGGACTTCTCATAGACCATGAAGAGGCCACTCTCCACCCTGCAGGAGTTACACCTGCTAAGGTAGGACGTCAGCTCTGGGCAGTCACTGCTGGTTTCATAGGAGCGACCCTGGAAGTTCCGGTCTTCATAGAAAATGATctgcaaaagagaaaaacaagtgaagTATATATAAATAAGCAACCTGTAAACAGctattttgcatatttgttaTTATGAACTTGTGAAGTTTAACTTTAAAACTTCCTACTGTTATTGGCTAAGTTTCACTTACCCTCCCCATGGTCATGGTTATCTCAGATACATCTCATCAACATCGACCCTTTTCCCTTTTTATACATTGCACAGCTTGTGCTGAAACCTTTGAGTCATCACTCTATATTGTGGCACAGCAGCACTATAGCGTGGCAGACTGCATGTCCGATTCTGCAAATAGGTATTGTGATAGAAATTTGGGATTTATGCTCCCTTCCAGCAACTTCTACTATTGCATTCATCTCTCTTCTGTAAAAATCTATGTAGTATGAACATCAGATCTGTAGATGAGACTGAATGTTGTGGTAACAATAACAGTATTAAACAAACTCTATTGAGGTATACTGTGAAATGTGAATGCTGTGCCACGTGAACCTCATGATGAGTCAGGATTGTTTCACACAAAGGTGAGGAAGGTGGTCTCGGGctcatactgtatataaaagtgGCACGGGTTGGCATCagttggaaaaaaaaccaaaccgtCACCATGGGCAGGGTAATACTTCTCATTTGCTTGTATAGTGCTAAAGAAAAATCTGACAATACTGAACAATTAAGACTTGTGGAAACATCGCAAGAGGGTTAGAAATGCAAAGCAAGTCCATCCAAATATTAAATCACTACTCTGTGGCGCTGTCAGCTTACCACCTctttcctgtttattttttgcAGATCATTTTTTATGAGGAGAGGAACTTCCAGGGTCGCTCCTATGAGTGCAGCAGTGACTGCTCCGACATCCACATGCACCTGAACCGCTGCAACTCCTGCAGAGTGGACAGTGGGTGCTTTGTGGTGTACGACCACCCCAACTTCATGGGTAATCAGGTCTTCTTGAGGAGAGGAGAGTACTCTGATTTCCAGCGCATGGGAGGCATGACGATGATGGATACCATTCGCTCCTGTCGCATGATCCCCATGGTAAGACATTTTGGTGGTTGTAGATGGTCTGTACCATTTCATGTGGGGATTGCACAGACACTCCAAAGTCCAAAGAGGTAGCTGCTAGGTCAGCTGGACCTGGGACAGACTGCATTTCTCATGATTCGTGTCTTTTTCCCCCGCTCCATTAGCACAGGGGACAGTTCAGGATGAGGATCTATGAAAGAGAGAACTTTGGAGGCCAGATGCACGAGCTGATGGATGACTGCGAGTCCCTCCAGGAACAATTTTATATGTCTGACTGCCAGTCCTGCAACGTGCTGGACGGCCACTGGCTGATGTTCGAACAGCCCAATTTCAGAGGGCGCATGATATACGTGAGGCCAGGAGAGTACAGGAACCTCAGAGACATGGGAGTGAGCAACATAATGAAAATCAGCTCCATCAGACGCATCATGGAAATGTGCTGATTGTCTGTCCGTTCACAAGAAACtctgggagaaaaataaaaaaaatgaaatatttttgaaGTATCTCTTTCGCTTCATGTGTGGAGTCAAAGATGCAAACGTCATGCTTTATATCCTTTAAGATAAACTTCTAAGTTTATCATAACCTTACAGCCTTAATCAGGAATATTTCCCATGGCGTTTGTGCACATTCAACAAAATACTAAATGCCATCACAACTTTCACACCAGCTGtgttagagcaggggtgtcgaactccaggcctcgagggccggtgtcctgcaggttttagatctcaccctgggtcaacacacctgaatcaaatgattagttcattaccaggcctctggagaacttcaggacatgttgaggaggtaatttagtcatttaaatcagctgtgatggatcacatctaaaacctgcaggacaccggccctcgagacCTGGAGTTCAACACCCCTGAGTTAGAGGTTGGATTCCTCGATTCAGCATCATCACTTAAACAGTTTCTACTTAAATACTTATGTAGCAAAGCGCCGCTGTTGCTCTGTTGTTATCTCAGTTATAGATAATTGACATGGACACAAAGATAACATACAAAAATGACCATGATGGTCTAATGTAAACGCCATTTGTAATACAGCACATCACAGCATCACCGAGCTACTTTAATGCTCCGTATTGGCTATAATCAACATATCAATCAAAATATTATTACAGCtatgagaaaaataaacattCCACAGGACTCTatacaatcattttaaaaatgaagtacaccccatgattcagcggcaataacttgaagtaattaatgtatgactttatcagtctctggcatcattgtggaggaattgtggcccactcttctttttaGTGTTGCTTTAGTTCCTTTGTTTATGCATTTGGTTACGCATCGTTCTCTCAGTGTCACACCACAACATTTTCATCAGGTTAAGGTCTGAACTTTGGGTCTTGCAACACctgcattcttttctttttcagtcattcctTTGTACATTTAGGGGTGTGCTTCAGATCGCTGGTCCTCGTGTACTAATATGTTAAATCCTGTGCAAAAAAGAGTTTCCATGTAAAATTACTGTCAGATTTAGGACACATATGCACTGGTGACTATGAGTTTACCTGGAGATGAAGTGAAGAGAGTGGTGACTATGATGTAGGAGGGAAGGGAGAGAAACCTAAAATATTAGTGTCCAATGGTCCAATGGTTCAGAGGTCCAATGAGTAATACAGAAATGGGAAATCTTTCCAAAGTGTTTCCATAGGAGTGATGATCATTTATGAATAAATAGAAAACATTGGGTTTGGGTTGAAATAGCAGGGATGGTGATGATTGTTTCCCTGAGACAGTCAACGTGGCTCAAGTGAAAACATACAacaatgaaaaaatgaaaaaccttTGGATTCAAAGTTAACATGAATAAAGACAAAAtaatttacaagaaaaataagaagaaaggaggaggagggagagcacGTGAGCATGTGAGCTGTCAGTtgcagagacaaaaaaaaaaaatcagatttgccAACATCAGTCAGATAAAGCTAAGAAATACAAGGGTAAGAGATGCATCCAGTAATGATAGATGCTATTTTTAATAAAGATAAAATTAGATAAAGAATACCagatatttaaattaaaaaggttcAGTCCTGATAAATCACTGATGATTTACACTCACACCTGTGCATATGCACTGTTAATACATGAAGGCTAATGAACTTTGACagttttagctgtcagacacaTGAGCTCACCTTTGACTGAAATGCTTTCAATTCAGTGACTGCAAGTTGGCCAGTTCCTGTAGCTGCAAAACACCCAAATCTTGACTGTTGGTTtgagatgtttgtgctgatatactatgtttggtttttgtcaCATGTGTGCATTATGGCTTAAACATTTCCACTTTGGGAGATGCttaagccatacttgttcagcgTTTGTCTAATTGAACTTTACATTTGACATGCTAACCgaagcctgtagagtctgagatgtagctgcttggctttttgcagtttctctgagcattgcacggtTTGACCTGGGGGTGAATTTGGGTCCACTCCTGGGAAAcggtggcattgtgttaacacacacctgaatgctccagaccagcgaCCTATCAAAATCTCTGCTTTTGCATAAGTGCTCACACTTTCAGTGAACAGTCACCCTGGATTGAATAGGCAGTTAAAAGAGTGGATGGATTCTATTGTTTCAGTCTTGCCATAAAACTAAATGCAAAGTCTGTCCTGTTTAtggtgtggaaaaaaaagaaattaaaaaatgcaGCGTCAAGTGAGTTGAGAACTGCACCATTTCGTCTTTCAAAT
The window above is part of the Maylandia zebra isolate NMK-2024a linkage group LG23, Mzebra_GT3a, whole genome shotgun sequence genome. Proteins encoded here:
- the LOC101482602 gene encoding gamma-crystallin M3-like, which translates into the protein MGRIIFYEERNFQGRSYECSSDCSDIHMHLNRCNSCRVDSGCFVVYDHPNFMGNQVFLRRGEYSDFQRMGGMTMMDTIRSCRMIPMHRGQFRMRIYERENFGGQMHELMDDCESLQEQFYMSDCQSCNVLDGHWLMFEQPNFRGRMIYVRPGEYRNLRDMGVSNIMKISSIRRIMEMC